One Pullulanibacillus sp. KACC 23026 DNA segment encodes these proteins:
- a CDS encoding SE1832 family protein yields MPTKKEIEERIAELKMDYIRIQGDMEKLETTGRTVRPLERELKAIEDELKTLRNQL; encoded by the coding sequence ATGCCTACCAAAAAGGAAATTGAAGAACGAATTGCCGAATTAAAAATGGATTATATCCGAATTCAAGGTGATATGGAAAAGCTTGAAACAACCGGGAGAACCGTTCGTCCTCTTGAACGCGAGCTCAAGGCTATTGAAGACGAGCTTAAAACACTTAGAAATCAACTATAA
- a CDS encoding FtsX-like permease family protein: MTFRGLAIKNVTGNWHQYTAFFLSCTFSVMIFAMFASFIYHPDVVNGHIQGGKNVRIALQACESIIIIFSFFFVLYSESAFIKSRKKEFGLLSLFGMTRGQLWKLVFLENMLIAVLSILSGLVLGTLFSKLFLMVISQLLKVSSPIHFQLIPKAIMITSLVFLVLFCIVTLFQLVRVGKSEVIDLLRASRKPKSQPITSKWLVVLAVICLLVAYGMAYFSTLLTVPVVMFPVLILVLIGTYFAFTQGSVAVFNLIQKKLSIYYRGTNLVTFSQMIFKMKDNARVLFMVSILSAVVLTASGTFYIFFQGMLFNVKESYPETFSYVQMKTTLVDREKIDRILDQNGIKVKNTLTVEGVPANLQLDKYGKRLVTALLIPESNYNKASTNVEGAKPISLKKGQVFFSYASPNLAPANDKGLTKQVQINGKAVKMTLAGQSNQGIADLGELGSGVLVVNDGQFKNLTADIPKSKWWTFNGYNLVNWENVSPSIMKQVESALPSDVQSSFSSRIEPYQFAKQLGSLTMFIGIFVSFLFFIAAGSMIYFKLFTELQEDQAQFHALRRIGMSDQEIKRIVTRQIAAIFFVPFLISVIHALFAFKMLQNLKLFGNVWGYGGLIILLFFVMQLIYFYITKQSFVRRILR; this comes from the coding sequence ATGACCTTCCGGGGGCTTGCCATAAAAAATGTAACGGGAAATTGGCATCAGTACACGGCCTTCTTTTTAAGCTGCACATTTTCTGTCATGATCTTTGCGATGTTCGCGTCATTTATCTATCATCCAGATGTCGTCAATGGCCATATTCAAGGCGGGAAAAATGTGCGAATTGCTTTACAAGCCTGTGAATCGATCATTATCATTTTCTCATTTTTCTTTGTTCTGTACTCGGAATCAGCCTTTATCAAGTCTAGAAAAAAGGAATTTGGACTTTTATCGCTGTTCGGAATGACAAGAGGTCAACTATGGAAGCTTGTTTTTTTGGAAAATATGCTGATTGCCGTTTTATCTATTCTATCAGGTCTTGTTTTAGGGACGTTGTTCTCTAAACTTTTTTTAATGGTGATCAGCCAATTATTAAAGGTTAGCAGTCCGATCCACTTTCAATTAATCCCTAAAGCGATCATGATTACTAGTCTTGTGTTTCTTGTCCTGTTTTGTATAGTCACGTTGTTTCAATTGGTCCGTGTCGGAAAAAGCGAAGTCATTGACCTGCTCCGAGCTTCAAGAAAGCCTAAGAGTCAGCCGATTACATCCAAATGGCTTGTGGTCTTGGCAGTTATTTGTCTTCTAGTCGCTTATGGCATGGCCTATTTTTCAACGCTTCTCACGGTTCCAGTCGTGATGTTTCCAGTTTTAATCCTTGTTCTTATCGGTACTTATTTCGCATTTACTCAAGGGAGTGTCGCGGTATTCAACTTGATTCAGAAGAAACTGTCTATTTATTACCGCGGGACCAATTTAGTAACGTTTTCACAAATGATTTTCAAAATGAAAGATAATGCCCGTGTGCTTTTTATGGTCTCCATTCTGAGTGCAGTGGTTCTAACAGCAAGTGGAACTTTCTATATCTTCTTTCAAGGGATGCTCTTTAATGTGAAGGAATCGTATCCGGAAACGTTTAGTTATGTACAGATGAAGACAACACTTGTCGATCGAGAAAAAATCGATCGAATTCTTGATCAGAACGGAATTAAGGTTAAAAATACACTGACAGTTGAAGGTGTGCCTGCCAATTTACAGCTAGATAAGTATGGGAAGAGGCTTGTCACTGCTCTATTAATACCAGAGAGCAACTATAATAAAGCGTCAACCAATGTCGAAGGGGCTAAGCCGATTTCTCTAAAGAAAGGGCAAGTTTTCTTTTCCTATGCCAGTCCTAATCTTGCGCCGGCGAACGATAAGGGTCTGACTAAGCAGGTCCAAATAAATGGTAAAGCGGTTAAGATGACCCTTGCCGGCCAAAGCAATCAAGGTATTGCAGATCTAGGTGAGTTAGGATCAGGGGTACTAGTCGTTAATGACGGGCAATTTAAAAATTTGACAGCCGATATTCCCAAGAGCAAATGGTGGACCTTTAATGGTTATAATCTGGTGAACTGGGAAAATGTATCTCCATCCATTATGAAACAGGTTGAGAGTGCCCTTCCAAGTGACGTGCAATCTTCCTTTTCTTCGAGAATAGAGCCTTACCAATTTGCCAAACAATTGGGGTCACTCACGATGTTTATTGGGATCTTTGTGAGTTTTCTATTTTTCATCGCAGCGGGCAGTATGATTTATTTTAAGTTGTTTACAGAGCTGCAAGAGGATCAAGCTCAATTCCATGCCTTGCGCCGCATTGGGATGTCGGATCAGGAAATCAAGCGAATCGTAACCCGCCAAATCGCAGCTATCTTTTTTGTTCCGTTTCTAATAAGTGTCATTCATGCACTCTTTGCCTTTAAGATGCTTCAAAATTTGAAGCTATTTGGAAACGTGTGGGGATACGGTGGTTTGATCATTCTACTGTTCTTTGTCATGCAACTTATCTATTTCTATATAACTAAGCAATCGTTTGTTAGACGGATTCTAAGGTAA
- a CDS encoding sensor histidine kinase — protein MILDFLKDRLLYILVYFISISLSILVIQLDWLQSGNALGFSNILYIYILSLAVLIIYLAISYLNQMPFYRELKRARADESLERVIGLQSALTKEQLHFQELAQSTYQSFREELVRYQKQQEQHLTFINQWVHHMKTPVSVIDLLTQKGHESVHDEEAQELFQSIREETVRLTKGLEMALHLARLGKFETDLSPKEVDLAGVVRDCINTYKRTMIHHSIFPKLECNSGEAWIYTDPKWLHFVISQLTSNAIKYSAKGANQSIVYHIVLDHDSYKLSVRDYGMRIPKEDLPRVFDAFFTGENGRRGTESTGMGLYLVKEVCKKLGHPVTIESEPGKGTCVTIKFPSETLHKDVLGW, from the coding sequence ATGATTCTTGACTTTTTAAAGGACCGGCTTCTTTATATTTTGGTTTATTTTATCAGCATCAGCCTCTCCATTCTTGTCATTCAATTAGATTGGCTGCAATCTGGGAATGCCTTAGGCTTCAGCAATATTTTATATATATACATATTAAGTTTAGCTGTTTTAATCATTTACTTGGCTATCAGTTATTTAAATCAGATGCCGTTCTATCGAGAATTGAAACGTGCCAGAGCGGACGAAAGCCTGGAACGAGTCATAGGCCTTCAAAGTGCCCTCACAAAGGAACAGCTTCATTTTCAAGAATTGGCTCAATCCACTTATCAGTCATTTAGAGAAGAACTTGTTCGCTACCAAAAGCAGCAAGAACAGCATTTAACCTTTATTAATCAATGGGTTCATCATATGAAAACACCTGTATCAGTCATTGACCTTTTGACTCAGAAGGGGCATGAGTCCGTACATGATGAAGAGGCTCAAGAACTTTTTCAAAGCATTCGCGAGGAGACGGTTCGATTAACTAAAGGGCTCGAGATGGCTCTTCATTTAGCGAGATTAGGAAAATTTGAGACAGATCTCTCTCCTAAAGAGGTAGATCTGGCCGGGGTGGTTCGTGATTGTATCAACACATATAAAAGAACAATGATTCACCATTCTATTTTTCCTAAGCTTGAATGTAACAGTGGTGAAGCTTGGATATATACGGATCCCAAATGGCTTCATTTTGTTATCAGTCAATTAACTTCTAATGCTATAAAGTATTCAGCAAAAGGAGCTAATCAGTCCATCGTCTATCATATCGTTTTGGACCATGACTCATATAAGCTGTCTGTCCGTGATTATGGTATGAGGATCCCGAAAGAAGATCTTCCTCGAGTGTTTGATGCCTTTTTTACTGGTGAAAACGGGAGGAGAGGAACAGAGTCAACAGGGATGGGTCTTTATTTAGTCAAAGAGGTGTGTAAAAAACTTGGACATCCCGTAACGATTGAGTCAGAACCTGGGAAAGGGACCTGTGTCACAATTAAATTTCCAAGTGAAACCTTGCATAAGGATGTTTTAGGATGGTAG
- a CDS encoding sugar phosphate isomerase/epimerase → MKLGVFAVLFSEKSFEDMLKRVKDAGLDTVEIGTGGYPGNAHCPLDELLEDAEKREQYKKTVESYGLTIGSFSCHGNPISPDAAFAKECDETIRKTIKLASLMDVPVVNTFSGTAGDHEGAKYPNWPVTPWPPEYQDVKEWQWEQKLIPYWKEVGQLAKDSNVKIGLELHGGFLVHTPYTLLKLREETCDAIGANLDPSHLWWQGIDPVGAIKILGKAGAIHHFHAKDTYIDQENVNMYGLTDMQPYGNVQSRAWTFRSVGCGHGLQEWSDIISALRTYGYDYVVSIEHEDPLMSIDEGFDRAVSNLKQLIIRDQPTDMWWA, encoded by the coding sequence ATGAAACTAGGTGTATTTGCAGTCCTTTTTTCTGAGAAATCCTTTGAAGACATGTTGAAGCGGGTGAAAGATGCTGGCTTAGATACGGTTGAGATTGGTACAGGTGGTTATCCAGGGAACGCTCATTGTCCGCTTGATGAGCTGCTTGAGGATGCTGAAAAACGTGAGCAGTATAAAAAGACAGTGGAATCCTACGGGTTAACGATTGGTTCATTTAGCTGTCACGGGAATCCGATTTCACCAGACGCGGCCTTTGCAAAGGAATGCGATGAGACCATACGTAAAACCATTAAACTGGCAAGTCTTATGGATGTGCCGGTTGTCAATACTTTCTCTGGAACGGCAGGGGATCATGAAGGAGCCAAATATCCGAATTGGCCGGTAACACCATGGCCGCCTGAATATCAGGATGTTAAAGAGTGGCAATGGGAACAGAAGCTCATTCCTTATTGGAAAGAGGTGGGTCAGCTCGCGAAGGACTCTAATGTGAAAATTGGGCTTGAGCTGCATGGTGGTTTCTTAGTCCATACTCCTTATACCCTGTTAAAGCTTCGTGAGGAAACCTGTGATGCTATTGGCGCCAACCTTGATCCAAGTCATTTATGGTGGCAAGGAATTGATCCTGTTGGAGCGATTAAGATCTTAGGAAAAGCAGGCGCGATTCATCATTTCCATGCAAAAGATACCTATATTGACCAAGAAAATGTCAATATGTACGGGTTAACTGATATGCAGCCTTATGGAAACGTCCAGTCACGTGCTTGGACCTTCCGTTCAGTGGGTTGCGGCCATGGACTTCAAGAGTGGTCAGATATCATCAGTGCCCTCCGCACTTATGGTTATGATTATGTGGTCAGCATTGAACATGAGGATCCGCTCATGTCCATTGACGAAGGCTTTGACAGAGCCGTATCAAATCTCAAACAACTTATCATAAGAGATCAACCGACCGATATGTGGTGGGCTTAA
- a CDS encoding response regulator transcription factor produces the protein MYQIMIVEDDDKIADILSGYIEKYNYKTYRVQQFDDVKGEFLRFQPDLVILDINLPYYDGFYWCRQIRGISNVPIIFLSARVGEMDQVMAIENGGDDYLTKPFHLDVVMAKIKSALRRAYGEYAMPQQSDFVDLNGLYLNRSKYALEWQERKVILTQKEFLLLDCLIKRKEQIVPREELLEVLWDDQEFVDDNTLTVNVTRVRKKLEELAIPNAIETVRGKGYRLNVTWGSGA, from the coding sequence ATGTACCAAATTATGATTGTAGAAGATGATGATAAAATTGCAGATATTTTAAGTGGATATATTGAAAAATACAATTATAAAACATATAGAGTTCAGCAATTTGATGATGTGAAGGGGGAATTTCTTCGCTTTCAGCCTGATTTAGTGATCCTCGATATTAACCTGCCTTATTATGACGGGTTTTATTGGTGCCGGCAGATTCGCGGTATCTCCAATGTACCTATTATCTTCTTGTCAGCTCGGGTTGGTGAGATGGATCAAGTCATGGCCATTGAAAACGGCGGTGATGATTACCTTACGAAGCCGTTTCATCTCGATGTCGTCATGGCCAAAATCAAGAGTGCCTTAAGGCGTGCTTATGGGGAATACGCCATGCCGCAGCAAAGTGATTTTGTCGATTTGAACGGACTTTATCTTAATCGGTCAAAATACGCCCTTGAATGGCAGGAGAGAAAAGTGATACTGACCCAAAAGGAATTTTTATTATTAGATTGTCTTATAAAACGGAAGGAGCAGATCGTACCGAGAGAAGAGCTATTAGAGGTCCTTTGGGATGACCAGGAGTTTGTCGACGATAACACCTTGACAGTCAACGTTACACGCGTTCGAAAGAAGCTTGAGGAATTGGCTATTCCGAATGCTATTGAGACGGTTCGTGGGAAGGGTTACCGATTAAATGTGACCTGGGGGAGCGGCGCATGA
- a CDS encoding Gfo/Idh/MocA family oxidoreductase, protein MGKLRVGVIGCGSIARHRHLPEYDLNDQAVIVAVCDIVPERAEEMAEKYGAEAYTDYKEVLKRDDVDAISVCLPNYLHAPVTIDALNAGKHVLCEKPMATSREEANAMIQAAKETNKILMIGHNQRFVDSHQKAKELLDSGELGKVYSFRTTFGHPGPEGWSIDGRDSWFFDKERAFIGALGDLGVHKSDLIRYLLGEVSEVASFVETSAKEGADVDDNAVVILKMENGAIGNLAASWAYVAGDNNATVIFAENAVVRLEDDPDYSFIIQYKDGTVDKQALGQIQTNDEGGQSTSHVIDHFVDSVMNNKQPLITGEEGAKSLDVILAALESNEKGTVVKL, encoded by the coding sequence ATGGGGAAGTTAAGAGTAGGTGTGATTGGCTGCGGGTCGATCGCAAGACATCGGCATTTGCCTGAATATGATTTGAACGATCAAGCCGTTATTGTGGCCGTTTGTGATATCGTTCCTGAACGCGCTGAAGAAATGGCAGAGAAGTATGGCGCTGAAGCCTACACTGATTATAAAGAAGTGCTAAAAAGGGACGACGTTGACGCCATTAGTGTGTGCCTGCCAAATTATTTGCATGCACCTGTCACGATTGATGCTCTAAATGCAGGAAAGCATGTTCTTTGTGAAAAACCAATGGCGACATCGCGTGAAGAAGCCAATGCGATGATTCAAGCTGCGAAGGAAACTAATAAGATTTTAATGATTGGTCATAATCAACGTTTTGTCGATTCCCATCAAAAAGCAAAAGAGCTCTTAGACAGCGGCGAGCTTGGGAAAGTCTACAGCTTCAGAACGACTTTTGGTCATCCTGGTCCAGAAGGCTGGAGCATTGATGGCCGGGACAGCTGGTTCTTTGATAAAGAACGCGCCTTTATTGGGGCACTTGGGGATCTAGGTGTGCACAAATCGGATCTTATTCGCTATTTGCTTGGTGAGGTGTCGGAGGTGGCATCCTTTGTTGAAACAAGCGCAAAAGAAGGCGCAGATGTGGATGACAATGCGGTTGTTATTTTGAAAATGGAAAATGGTGCAATTGGGAATTTGGCTGCTTCATGGGCATATGTTGCAGGGGATAACAATGCAACAGTGATTTTCGCTGAGAATGCGGTTGTTCGATTAGAGGATGATCCTGATTATTCCTTCATTATTCAATACAAAGATGGAACGGTTGATAAACAAGCGCTTGGCCAAATCCAAACAAATGATGAAGGCGGTCAGTCCACTTCGCATGTTATTGATCACTTTGTTGATTCCGTGATGAATAACAAACAACCGTTGATCACAGGAGAAGAAGGCGCGAAATCGCTTGATGTTATTCTGGCAGCACTTGAATCCAATGAAAAAGGAACCGTTGTAAAACTGTAA
- a CDS encoding YjcZ family sporulation protein: MAYAGGGYGAGFALIVVLFILLIIVGTSYVW; the protein is encoded by the coding sequence ATGGCATACGCAGGTGGTGGTTACGGCGCTGGCTTTGCGCTTATCGTTGTTTTGTTCATCTTGTTAATCATCGTTGGTACTTCTTACGTTTGGTAA
- a CDS encoding ABC transporter ATP-binding protein — protein MDVLKAQSLTKIYRSKKSELTYKALDHVDLTISKAEFVGVMGPSGSGKTTLLNVLSTIDSPTSGVIEIIGVNIRSLKKKRLALFRRRQLGFIFQDFNLLDTLSIKENIILPLVLEKKPVQEMEEKVEDLASLLGIKEILNKRTYEVSGGQQQRAAAARALIHDPAILLADEPTGNLDSKAAKQLMDSLQDLNEQKGATIMMVTHDPFTASYCQRVVFIKDGKFYSEIRRGDNRQAFFQKIVDSLSVLGGSFQ, from the coding sequence ATGGACGTCTTAAAAGCACAGTCTCTTACTAAAATATATCGTTCGAAAAAAAGTGAACTTACTTATAAAGCGCTTGATCATGTGGATTTGACTATATCAAAAGCAGAGTTTGTCGGTGTAATGGGACCATCGGGAAGCGGGAAGACAACGCTCTTGAATGTCCTATCAACGATTGATTCTCCTACTTCAGGTGTCATTGAAATCATTGGCGTGAATATCCGTTCATTAAAGAAGAAAAGACTTGCGCTCTTTCGCAGGCGCCAGTTGGGCTTCATTTTCCAAGATTTCAATTTGCTTGATACCTTATCCATTAAGGAAAATATCATCTTGCCTCTTGTGTTGGAAAAGAAGCCCGTTCAAGAAATGGAAGAAAAAGTGGAAGATCTTGCATCACTTCTAGGAATCAAAGAGATCCTTAACAAACGGACGTATGAAGTATCCGGTGGTCAGCAGCAGCGGGCTGCAGCTGCGCGTGCCTTAATTCACGATCCTGCCATTCTACTAGCAGATGAACCGACTGGGAACCTCGATTCAAAAGCGGCTAAGCAATTAATGGATTCGCTACAAGACTTAAATGAGCAAAAAGGTGCAACGATCATGATGGTTACACATGATCCTTTTACCGCTAGTTACTGCCAAAGGGTTGTATTCATTAAGGATGGCAAGTTCTACTCAGAAATTCGCAGAGGGGATAATCGCCAAGCTTTTTTTCAAAAAATTGTTGACTCATTAAGTGTTTTAGGAGGGAGCTTCCAATGA
- a CDS encoding sugar phosphate isomerase/epimerase gives MTKIPVSLQLFTLRNETEKDFVGTLKRVAELGYNGVEFAGYGGLTASELKNVLADLGLKASSSHVPLDRITNHLEEEIAFNKEIGNRFIVCPFLMPDQRTEAHYKELVKTLNHAGKRLAEEGMTLAYHNHDFELETLSNGKRALDYILDETNPEYVKAEFDIYWLAKAGEVPAEWLKRYEGRTPLVHLKDMTTDSEQFFAELGTGGVDLEAVLALGQAQGVEWWVVEQDQSKRDPFKSIEISINYLKEKGII, from the coding sequence ATGACAAAAATACCTGTATCACTTCAGCTATTTACGTTGCGTAATGAAACAGAAAAGGACTTTGTAGGAACGTTAAAGAGAGTGGCAGAGCTTGGTTACAATGGGGTGGAATTTGCCGGTTATGGCGGCCTTACAGCAAGTGAACTTAAAAATGTACTTGCTGATTTAGGATTGAAGGCAAGCTCGAGTCACGTTCCTTTAGACCGAATTACAAATCACTTGGAAGAAGAGATAGCTTTTAATAAAGAAATTGGTAACCGCTTTATCGTGTGTCCGTTTTTAATGCCCGATCAGCGGACAGAGGCTCATTATAAAGAATTGGTTAAAACGCTTAACCATGCTGGAAAGCGCTTAGCCGAAGAGGGCATGACTCTTGCTTATCATAACCATGATTTTGAATTAGAAACATTATCGAATGGAAAACGGGCTTTAGACTATATTCTAGATGAAACCAATCCTGAATACGTTAAGGCAGAGTTTGATATTTATTGGTTAGCCAAAGCGGGTGAAGTGCCTGCTGAATGGCTGAAGCGCTATGAGGGACGCACTCCGCTTGTCCATCTGAAAGACATGACGACCGATTCCGAGCAGTTTTTCGCTGAACTTGGAACAGGCGGCGTGGATTTAGAAGCTGTTTTGGCACTTGGTCAGGCTCAAGGTGTTGAATGGTGGGTGGTTGAACAAGACCAAAGCAAGCGCGATCCATTTAAAAGTATCGAAATAAGCATCAATTATCTCAAAGAAAAAGGAATTATCTAA
- a CDS encoding MFS transporter, translating into MRLTLIRLSVMMFLEYFVHGAWYVTCGLAMAHYGFSSIIGLTYSLVAVASIIAPLILGVIADRFFSSERVLGVLHLIGGLLLLFIPAQLKEGHSLLFLLLLFLFLLCLMPTFALTNNVGFHHVSNSEKQFPIIRVFGTIGWIIAGLFIGQLGLSDNKAIFFISGGAALLLGLYSFTLPHTPAPGKGKPFSKRDLFRLDAFLLFRNWNFAVFMLTSLLFYIPISTYYSFAATFLGAAGFKNVSSIMSIGQMLEVIFMLSIPFFLLRVGIKNMLMIGMAAWIVRFVIFSFAGPAGLMGLIIVGIAIHGICSDFFMITGTIYAEKAAGPEVKAQTQSLFTLFTNGFGSFIGSLIAGGLYNSTISQNGADILRQWQTFWIVPALIGLGLLIAFFISFKQEKKAHRNSGKKQAAL; encoded by the coding sequence GTGAGACTCACTCTTATTCGTTTGTCTGTCATGATGTTCCTTGAGTACTTTGTCCATGGCGCCTGGTATGTCACTTGCGGGCTTGCTATGGCTCATTATGGGTTTTCATCCATCATCGGCCTTACTTATTCTCTTGTGGCAGTAGCCTCAATCATTGCACCACTCATCCTCGGGGTTATTGCCGATCGCTTCTTTTCATCTGAGCGTGTTTTAGGCGTGCTTCATTTAATTGGCGGGCTTTTGCTGTTATTTATTCCTGCCCAACTCAAAGAGGGTCATTCCCTCCTCTTTTTACTTCTATTATTTTTATTCTTACTTTGTTTGATGCCAACCTTTGCCTTGACCAATAATGTCGGATTCCACCATGTATCCAATAGTGAAAAACAGTTTCCCATCATTCGTGTTTTTGGGACAATTGGTTGGATTATAGCCGGCCTTTTCATCGGGCAGCTCGGCCTATCCGACAATAAAGCCATCTTTTTTATCTCAGGGGGAGCCGCCCTGCTGCTAGGCCTTTACAGCTTTACACTTCCACACACACCTGCCCCAGGAAAGGGAAAACCTTTTTCCAAAAGGGATCTCTTTCGACTGGATGCCTTTTTATTATTCCGAAATTGGAACTTTGCTGTCTTTATGCTGACGTCCTTGCTCTTTTACATCCCCATCTCAACCTATTATTCTTTTGCAGCCACCTTCTTAGGGGCGGCAGGCTTTAAAAATGTCAGTTCCATTATGTCGATTGGACAAATGCTTGAAGTGATTTTCATGCTCTCCATTCCTTTCTTTCTATTACGAGTGGGAATTAAGAACATGCTGATGATCGGAATGGCAGCTTGGATCGTACGGTTTGTCATCTTCAGCTTTGCTGGGCCCGCTGGTCTGATGGGCCTCATCATTGTCGGCATCGCGATTCACGGAATATGCTCTGATTTCTTTATGATCACGGGGACTATTTACGCGGAAAAAGCGGCTGGTCCCGAAGTAAAAGCACAAACACAAAGCTTATTTACTCTATTCACAAATGGTTTTGGATCCTTCATCGGCTCTCTAATTGCAGGTGGTCTCTACAATTCAACGATTTCACAAAATGGAGCGGATATACTACGGCAATGGCAAACTTTCTGGATCGTTCCAGCTCTCATTGGATTAGGCCTACTCATTGCCTTTTTCATCAGCTTCAAACAAGAAAAGAAAGCGCATAGAAATTCTGGAAAGAAGCAGGCGGCACTATAA
- a CDS encoding NADP-dependent oxidoreductase, producing MVEAKRILLKERPVGFPNHETFQFETVLVPEPDEGQVRLKALYISVDPYMRGRMSDQKSYVAPYEVGQPITGGVVAEVTATNSDKFQLGDLVLGELAWQTEQLAQDRYLQKLDPTLAPLPTFLGVLGMTGLTAYFGLLDIGDPKDGETVVVSGGAGAVGTAVGQIAKIKGARAVGIAGSEEKCRYLVEELGFDSAVNYKSDTFRDQLKAACPSGVDVYFDNVGGTVSDNVMSLINDGARIPLCGQIALYNNTKLDMGPRIQTLILIHRALMKGFIVSDYRSRFGEGMKELATWVKEGKLTARETVVEGFDAVPDAFLGLFSGENIGKSVVKVADLSSR from the coding sequence ATGGTTGAAGCAAAACGCATTTTATTAAAAGAAAGACCGGTTGGCTTCCCGAATCACGAGACCTTTCAATTTGAAACTGTGCTTGTCCCAGAGCCTGACGAAGGGCAAGTGAGGTTAAAGGCCTTATACATATCTGTCGACCCTTACATGCGAGGAAGAATGAGTGATCAGAAATCTTATGTGGCTCCCTATGAAGTGGGCCAGCCTATTACAGGCGGAGTAGTAGCAGAAGTCACGGCAACGAACAGCGACAAATTTCAGTTGGGTGATCTTGTCTTAGGCGAGCTTGCTTGGCAAACCGAACAGCTAGCCCAAGATCGTTATTTGCAAAAACTTGACCCAACCCTTGCCCCTCTGCCTACATTCTTAGGTGTTCTAGGAATGACAGGGCTCACGGCTTACTTTGGTTTACTAGATATCGGAGATCCTAAAGATGGGGAGACCGTTGTTGTATCTGGTGGGGCAGGCGCTGTAGGGACAGCAGTCGGCCAAATCGCCAAAATAAAAGGAGCCCGCGCCGTCGGGATTGCGGGGTCCGAAGAAAAATGCCGCTATTTGGTTGAAGAACTCGGCTTTGATTCAGCAGTCAATTACAAATCGGACACCTTTCGTGATCAATTAAAGGCCGCCTGTCCGAGTGGTGTCGACGTGTATTTTGACAACGTCGGCGGTACGGTATCAGATAACGTCATGTCATTAATTAATGATGGGGCGAGAATTCCGCTTTGCGGCCAAATTGCCCTCTATAATAACACAAAGCTTGATATGGGACCGCGTATCCAGACACTCATTCTGATTCATCGCGCCCTTATGAAAGGCTTTATCGTCAGCGACTATCGCAGCCGATTTGGCGAAGGAATGAAGGAGCTTGCGACATGGGTGAAAGAAGGTAAACTAACAGCGCGTGAAACCGTTGTTGAAGGGTTTGACGCCGTACCCGACGCTTTCCTCGGCCTGTTCAGCGGCGAAAACATCGGAAAATCTGTCGTAAAAGTCGCCGACCTAAGCTCACGCTAA